From Amycolatopsis sp. WQ 127309:
AGCGTCTCGCGCGAGTACCCGGACACGATCGCCCGGGTCGTCGAGCAGCCGCCGGGCACGAATGTCGCCGAACGAGCCGAAAAGATCGTCGAAGAGTTGTCCACTGTGGACCGCGAACCCGTCGTGCTCCGGGACGGTGAGAAGCGCAGCGGGCTCCGGATGACCGAACAGGGCCTCGGCCTGCTCGGCAGCAGCGGTGCGGGGCCGGCGGGCGACGGCACCGCCGAAGCGGCCGCGGCCGGGCTGGACCGCGAGTCGGTCGTGCTGCTCGTCGGCGGGGCCAAGGGCATCACCGCCCGGTTCGCCGCGACGCTCGCCGCCGCATCCCGCTGCCGTCTTGAACTGGTCGGCCGGACGCCCGTGCCGTCCACCGAGGACGACTACCCGCAGGCGACGGACGCCAATGAACTGCGCGCCGCCCTGATCGCGAGCGGCCTGAAGAACCCGGCCGAGATCGAACGCGAGGTGCGCCGCATCCTCGGCGAACGCGAAGTCCGGGGCACTCTGGAACGGCTCCAAGCGCTCGGCAGCCCGGTGCGCTACCAGTCCGTCGACATGCTCGACGCCGAGGCCGTGCACCGCGCGGTCAAGGAGATCCACGCCGAGCACGGCCGCCTCGACGGCATCGTCTACGCGGCCGGCGTCATCGAGGACAAGCTCGTCGCCGAGAAGACACCCGAGTCGTTCACCCGTGTTTACGGGACCAAAGTGGACGGGGCCAAGACGCTCCTCGAAGCGACGGCGGACCTGCCCGACGAGCCGACGTTCGTCGTCCTCTTCGGCAGCATCGCCGCGGCGCTCGGCAACCGCGGCCAGTCGGACTACGCCGCCGCCAACGACGCCCTGGAATCCCTCGGCCGCCGCTGGCCCGCCGGCCGCGCGGTGACCGTCCACTGGGGACCGTGGGCGCCGACCGGCACCAACGACGGCATGGTCACGCCGGCGCTGATGCGGGAGTACGCCCGCCGCGGCATCGAGCTGATCGACCCGGAGGAAGGCACCCTCGGCCTGCTGCGCGAACTGGCCTGGGGCCGCCCGGAGACCGCCGCCGTCGTCCACACCGCCTCGGGCTGGTGACGCGCATGCCGGATCCCGTCGCGATCGTCGGCATGTCGGTGCTGCTGCCCGGCGCGCCGGACCTCGACACGTACTGGCGCAACCTCGTCGGCGGTGTCGACGCGATCACCGAGGTGCCGCCGGAGAAGTGGGATAGCGCGCACTACGCCCCGGACGCCGAGCGGCGCGCCGACCGGATCTACTGCCGGCGCGGCGGGTTCGTCGACGAACTGGCCGAAGTGGACGTCACGGGGTTCGGGATCATGCCGAACTCGATCCCCGCGACCGAGCCCGACCAGCTGATCGCGCTGCGGGTCGCGGCCCAGGCCCTGGCCGACGCCGGTGGCCCGGACCGGCTGCCCGCCGACCGCTCCCGCGTCGGCGTCATCCTCGGCCGCGGCGGCTACCTGACCCCGGGCCTGGTCCGGCTCGACCAGCGCGTCCGCACCGCGAGCCAGCTCGTGCGCACCCTCGGCGAGCTGCTGCCGGAGCTGGACGCCGATCGCCTCGACGCCGTCCGGCAGGCCTTCACCGACCAGCTCGGCCCGGAGGCACCGGAGTCGGCGATCGGGCTCGTGCCCAACCTGGCCGCGTCCCGGCTCGCCAACCGCCTCGACCTGCGCGGCCCGGCGTACACCGTGGACGCCGCGTGCGCGTCCTCGCTGATCGCGGTCGACCACGCTGTGCGCGAACTCGCGTCCGGCCGCTGCGACGTCGTGCTCGCCGGCGGTGTGCACCACTGCCACGACATCACGTTCTGGAGCGTGTTCACCCAGCTCGGCGCGCTGTCGCCGTCCGAACGCATCCGGCCGTTCCACCGCGACGCCGACGGTGTGCTGATCGGCGAAGGCACCGGCGTCGTCGTGCTCAAGCGGCTCGTCGACGCCCAGCGCGACGGCGACCGCGTCTACGCCGTGGTCACCGGCACCGGCGTCGCCTCCGACGGGCGGACCGCCAGCCTGGCCAACCCGGACTCCGGCGGCCAGGTCCGTGCCGTCCGCCAGGCCTGGGCCGCGGCCGGGCTCGACCCGCGGGACCCGGACTCGCTGGGGCTGCTCGAAGCGCACGGCACGGCGACCCCGGCCGGCGACGCGGCCGAGCTCACCACGCTCGCCGAGGTGTTCGGCCAGGCCGGGAGCGCGGTGCTCGGCTCGGTGAAGTCGATGATCGGCCACACGATGCCCGCCGCCGGGGTGGCCGGGCTGGTCAAGGCCGCCCTCGCTGTCCACCACGGCGTCCTGCTGCCGACGCTGCACTGCGACGACCCGAACCCCGCCCTCGACAAGACGCGCTTCTCCACTTTGGACACCGCGCGCCCCTGGAACGCGGCGGTGCGCCGCGCCGGGGTCAACGCGTTCGGGTTCGGCGGGATCAACGCCCACGTCGTGCTGGAGCAGGCTCCGGACCGGGCCGCCCCGGTCGTCGTGCGCGAGGCCGAGCGCGTGCTGCGGCTTGCCGCACCGACCGTCGAGGCGCTGCGTGACGTGCTTTCCGGACCGGATCGCTCGGTGCTCACCGCGCCGGAAGGCACCGGGCCCGTGCGGCTCGGCATCGTCGACCCGACCGAGAAGCGCCTGGCCTTGGCCCGCAAGGCCGTCGGCCGGGGACGGCCGTGGCGCGGGCGCAACGACGTCTGGTTCGCCGACAAGCCGCTGCTCGGCCCGGGCGGCGGCAAGCTCGCGTTCGTCTTCCCCGGCCTCGAAGCCGAACTGGCCCTGAACTGCGGAGACGTCGCCCGCCACTTCGGCCTCCCGTGGCAGCACTCCGACGCCGCGGTCGGCGACGTCGGCCGCCAGGGCGCCGCCGTGTTCGAGCTGGGCCGGCTCCTGGAAGCCGCCCTGCGGCGGATGGGCGTGACGCCGGACGCCGTCGCCGGGCACAGCCTCGGCGAATGGACCGCGATGGCCGCGGCCGGGATGCACGCGACGGACGAGGTCGACGCCTTCCTCGCCGGGTTCGACCCGGACAGCCTGGTCGTGCCGGGCCTGGCGTTCGCCGCGATCGGCGCGCCCGCCACGCAGGTGCTGGCCGAGCTGGCCGGCCGCGACGACGTCGTGCTGTCCCACGACAACTCGCCGAACCAGGCGATGGTCTGCGGGCCCGCCGCGGCCGTCGACGCCCTGGTCGGCCGCTTCCGGAGCGCGGGGGTCGTGTCCCAGGTCCTGCCGTTCCGCTCCGGCTTCCACACCCCGATGCTGCGGCCCTACCTCGGCCCGATCCGCGCGGCGGCCGACGGCTTCACGCTGCACCCGCCGCGGGTGCCGATCTGGTCGGCGACGACGGTGTCGGAGTACCCGGCCGCCGAGGCCGACGTCCGCGCGCTGTTCGTGCGGCACCTGCTCGAACCGGTCCGGTTCCGGCCGCTCGCCGAGACGCTGCACGCGGCCGGGTTCCGGGCGTTCGTGCAGGTCGGCGCCGGTCAGCTCGGCTCGCTCATCGGCGACACCCTGCACGGCGAGGACCACCTCGTCGTCGCGGCGCACTCGCCGCACCGGCCCGGGCTCGCGCAGCTGCTGCGCGTCGCCACGGCGTTGTGGGCCGAAGGCGCGTCCCTCGACGGCACGGCGCTGCCGGGCCAGACCCGCGCCGCGACCCGCAAGGCCGTCAAGCTGGACCTCGGCGGGCACGTCATCACCCTCGACGACCGGACCCGCGCGCAGGTCGGCGCCCGGCTGGCCCAGGGGTCCACTGTGGACGTCCTGGCCGGGAAAGGGCCCATCGCGGCCGAGTTCGCGGCACTGCTTCAGGACACGGCGAACCTGGCGTCCACTGTGCTCGGTGGGCGCAAGACCACCACCACGTCGTCACCAATCGAGCTGCGGACCACTTTGGACGTCTCGGTCGACACGATGCCGTACCTGCTCGACCACTGCTTCTTCAAGCAGCCACCGCGGGCCGACCCGGGTGACCGCTGGCCGGTCGTGCCCGCCACCACGGTGATCGACCACCTGATGGGCTTCGCCGAGCAGGCGGCGCCCGGCCGCCGCGCGGTCGCGGTGCACGACGTCCGGCTGAACCAGTGGATCACCGCGATCCCGGCGGTCACCGTGCCGGTGCACGTCGTGCCCCGAGGTCATGACCGCGTGTTCGCCGCACTGGGCAGCTACTCCCAGGCCGTCGTCGAGCTGGCCGGGTCCTATCCGGCCGGCGGCCCCGCGCCGTGGCGCTTCCCGGCGTCGGCCGAGGAAGTCCCCGAGACCCAGGCCCGCGAGCTGTACGACGACCGCTGGATGTTCCACGGCCCGCGCTTCCAGGGCGTCACCGAGCTGACCGCCGTCGGCGACCGGCACGTCCGCGCCGTGCTCACCACCCCGGCCGCGCCCGGCGCACTGCTGGACAACGTCGGCCAGGTGCTCGGCTACTGGATCATGTCCCGGCTGCCGGAACGCACCACCGTCTTCCCGGTCGCGATGCGCGAGATCCGGTTCCACGGCCCGCACCCGGCGCCGGGGGAGCGGCTGGAGTGCCTGGTCAAGATCACGTCACTGACCGGCGAGTTCCTCGACGCCGACATGCAGCTCGTCCACAACGGGCAGGTCTGGGCCGAGTTCACCGGCTGGCGCGACCGCCGGTTCGACAGCAACCCGGAGATCCGCCAGGCCGACCGGACGCCCGAGCGTTCGACGCTGTCGAAGGAACAACCCGGGGGCTGGGCGCTGGTGCACGAACAGTGGCCGGACCTGGCGACGCGCGAGCTGATCATGCGCAACTACCTCGCCGGACCGGACCGCGGCGCCTACGACCGGCGCCCGCCGCGCGGCCGCCGCCAGTGGCTGCTCGGCCGGATCGCGGCGAAGGACGCCGTCCGCCAGTTCCTCTGGGCGCACGGCGAACCCGAGATGTTCCCGGCCGAGCTGAGCATCGGCAACGACGACGCGGGCCGCCCCCACGCGACCGGCGCGTACGGCCGGGAGCTGCCGGAGGTGACGATCTCGGTGGCCCACCGCGCCGAGGCCGGCGTGGCGATCGCGCGGTTCGGCCCGTGCGGGATCGACGTCGAAGAGGTCGCGCCGCGCGCGGAGTCTACTGTGGACGCGGCGTTCGGGCCGGCCGAACGGGCGCTGTTCGCGGGCCAGGAGGGCGATCCGGACGTCTGGTTCGCCCGGTTCTGGACCGCGAAGGAAGCCGTCGCGAAACTACGCGGCACCGGGCTGCGGGGGGAGCCCCGCGACTTCGAAGTCGTCGCCGCTTCCCCGGAAGCGCTGACCGTCCGGGTGGCCGGGCACGACCACCACGTCCGCTGCACCGAGACCGCGAACCTGCCGGGCGCACCGCCGCGCCGGTACGTCGTGGCCTGGACCGAGGAGACGAAGGAGACTGCGGAATGAGCATCGAGACGACGGCCACCGGCGAGGCGGCGGTGCTCGCTCAGCTCGGCGGAATGCTGCGTGAGCTGCTCGAGGAGTACGGCCTCGACGACGCCGAGATCACCATGGACACCACGTTCCACGACGACCTCGAGCTGGAGAGCGTCGACCTCGTGGCGCTGTCCGGGCAGCTGCGCGAGCACTACGGCGAGCGCGTCAACTTCGCGACGTTCATCGCCGAGCGCGACCTCGACGAGATCATCGCGCTGACCGTCGGCGAGCTGGTCCGGTACATCGTCGCCTCGCTGCGGGACCGGCCGTGAGCCGGATCCGGGCGGGCGAGCTGGACGTCCACGTCCAGCGCTTGACCCCCGACGTCCCGCTCGACGGCGACGCGCCGATCGTGGTGTGCGTCCACGGTCTGCTCACCGACAGCCTCGCCAGCTACTACTTCACCCTCGGGCCCGCCTTCGCCGAACGCGGCCTCGACGTGCTGATGTACGACCTGCGCGGGCACGGCCGCACGACCCGGCCGGCGAGCGGCTACCACCTCGAATCGTTCGTCGTCGACCTGGTCGACGTCCTCGACGCGCTCGGGATCACCCGGCCGGTGCACGTGATCGGCAACTCGTTCGGCGGCTCGGTGGCCTTCGGGCTGGCCGCCGCCCGGCCCGACCGCGTCGCCAGCGTCATCGCCATCGAGGCCGAGCCGCCGACGGCGGCGTGGACGCGGCACATGGCCGACGGCCTCGCCGACGCGAAGACCCGCCTCGCCATCGACGAGGTGATCGGCTGGATCAAGGACAACCACGGCGCGCACACCGCGCGGCTGTCCAAGGCGGCCAACCGGATCCTCCAGACGACCACGATGGCCGACGACATCCCGCGCAGCGCGACCATCAACGCGGACCTCTCGGACGTCCACTGTCCGGTGTTCGCCCTCTTCGGCGGCGATTCGGGGCTGGCGGCGCAGGTGCCGCACTTCGAGGAGCACCTCGACCACTGCCGCACCGTCGTGCTGCCCGACCAGGGGCACTCGGTGCTGGTCGAGCGGACCGCCGAGACCATCGAGCTGATCTTCGACTGGGTCCGCGACGTCTCCCGGCTCCCGGCCCGGGTGCGGTAGTGGCCCGGTACCTGTTCGTCGTCCCGCCGCTGGTCGGGCACGTCAACCCGGCCGCCGGGGTGGCCGCCGAGCTCACCGCGCGCGGCCACGAGGTCGCCTGGGCCGGGCACGACGAGCTGCTGTGGCACCTGGCCGGCCCGGACGCGCTCGTGTTCTCGTGCGCGCTGCCGCCGGACGCGCCGGAGCGCCCGCCCGAGCTGAAGGGGCCCGCCGCGCTGCGGTTCCTCTGGCAGGACTTCCTCGTCCCGCTGGCCGACGCGATGGCGCCCGGGGTCGCCGCGGCCATCGACGCTTTCGGACCGCACGTGGTCGTCGCCGACCAGCAGGCCCTCGCCGGCGGCCTGCTCGCCGACGCGCGCGGCCTGCCGTGGGTCACCTCCGCGACGACGTCGGCCGAGCTGGTCGACCCGCTCGCGGGCATGCCGAAGGTCGCGGACTGGGTGGCGGAACTGCTCGACGGCCTGCGCGCGCGGATCGGCGGCGGATCGGCGGATCCCCGGTTCTCACCGCACGGCGTGCTCGCCTTCACCACCCGCGAGCTGCTCGGCGCGGTCGCGCTGCCACCGAACGTCCGGCTGGTCGGGCCGTCCATCTCCGGCCGGCCGTCCACAACGGACTTCCCGTGGGAGTGGCTCGACCCGCCGCGGCCTACGGTGCTCGTCTCGCTCGGCACCGCGAACACCGACGCGGGAACGGGATTCCTCACGTCCACAGTGGACGCCTTCGCCGGGCGGGAAGCCCGGGCCGTCGTCGTCGACCCGGGCGGGGTGCTCGGCGCCGTCCCGCCGAACGTCCTGGTGCGCCCGCGTGTCCCGCAGCTGCCGCTGCTCGCGCACGTCGACGCCGTCGTGTGCCACGCGGGGCACAACACCGTCTGCGAGACGCTCTGGCACGGCAAGCCGCTGGTCGTGGCGCCGATCCGCGACGACCAGCCGATCGTGGCCGCCCAGGTGGTCGCGGCCGGCGCGGGCGTCCGCCTGCGGTTCGGCCGCGCGGACGCCGGCCGCGTCGGCGCGGCGGTCGACGAGGTGCTGACCGAGCCGTCGTACCGGCGGGCCGCGGAGACGCTGTCGGCGTCCTTCCACGCCGCGGGCGGCAGCCCGGCCGCGGCGGGACACCTGGAACAGCTGGCGCTGGAGAGCCTGGCGCACCTGCGGCCCTGAAATTTTGTGGGTTACTTCGAAAAATCATCCGGGTTACCGTGCTCGGCATGACAGTTTCCGTGTGCACGGCCGAGGAAGTCCCGCAGCTCGTGGCGTCGGCGGCGGGGTTGTTCGCCGAAGACGGCGGCCGCCACGACCCGGCCATGGACGTCGGCTGGCCCGCCCGTGAGGGTGAGTCCTACTACGCCGCGCTCGTCGAGGATCCGGCCGTCCTCTGCCTGCTGGTCCCCGGTGGCGGTGGCCACCTGGTGGGGCGGCTGTGCCGGCCGAACCCGCTGCGGCCGGGCGTGGTGACGGCGGAGCTGGAGAGCCTGCGGGTCGACGCCGGGCACCGGCGTGCCGGGATCGGCGCCGAACTCGTGGCCGCCTTCTTCGCCTGGGCGCGGGAAAACGGGGCGACCGAGACGAGGGTCAAGGCCTTCGCCGCCAACGAGGGCGCGCTGGAGTTCTACCGGGCGCAGGGCTTCGAGCCGTTCGAGGTGACCCTGCGGCGGACCGTCTGAGCCACGACCAGGCCGTTCTCGAGCCGCCGCCGGGTCACCGGAACGAGTGACGATCCACAGTGGACCCCGCGTCCGGTGCTCGCGCGCACTAGCTTGGGAGGCCGAGCGAGGGAGGGTGCCATGACGGCCACCGCGGAGGTCGCCCACGAGCCGGCGCCCGCGCAGCTGAGCAAGGGCCGGGTCAACGCCGTCTTCGGCGCGGTGCTGCTCGGCATGCTGCTGGCCGCGCTCGACCAGACCATCGTCGGCACCGCGCTGCCCACCATCGTCGGCGACCTCGGGGGCGCCGGGCACCTGTCCTGGGTCGTCACGTCCTACCTGCTGGCCGAGACGATCATGACGGTCGTCGTCGGCAAGCTCGGCGACCTGTTCGGCCGCAAGCTGATGTTCCAGCTGTCGGTGGTCGTCTTCGGCATCGGCTCGTTCTGCGCCGGGTTCGCCGACAGCATGGTCTGGCTGATCGTCTGGCGCGCGGTGCAGGGCCTCGGCGGCGGCGGGCTGATGGTCACCTCGACCGCGCTCATCGCCGACGTCGTCCCGCTGCGCGAACGCGGCAAGTACCAGGGTGTGCTCGGCTCGGTGTTCGGCGTGGTGACCGTGGCCGGCCCGATGCTCGGCGGGTTCTTCGTCGACCACCTGTCCTGGCGCTGGGCGTTCTACGTCAACATCCCGCTGGTCATCGTGGTGCTGATCGTCGCGTCCTCGG
This genomic window contains:
- a CDS encoding beta-ketoacyl synthase N-terminal-like domain-containing protein; the encoded protein is MSVLLPGAPDLDTYWRNLVGGVDAITEVPPEKWDSAHYAPDAERRADRIYCRRGGFVDELAEVDVTGFGIMPNSIPATEPDQLIALRVAAQALADAGGPDRLPADRSRVGVILGRGGYLTPGLVRLDQRVRTASQLVRTLGELLPELDADRLDAVRQAFTDQLGPEAPESAIGLVPNLAASRLANRLDLRGPAYTVDAACASSLIAVDHAVRELASGRCDVVLAGGVHHCHDITFWSVFTQLGALSPSERIRPFHRDADGVLIGEGTGVVVLKRLVDAQRDGDRVYAVVTGTGVASDGRTASLANPDSGGQVRAVRQAWAAAGLDPRDPDSLGLLEAHGTATPAGDAAELTTLAEVFGQAGSAVLGSVKSMIGHTMPAAGVAGLVKAALAVHHGVLLPTLHCDDPNPALDKTRFSTLDTARPWNAAVRRAGVNAFGFGGINAHVVLEQAPDRAAPVVVREAERVLRLAAPTVEALRDVLSGPDRSVLTAPEGTGPVRLGIVDPTEKRLALARKAVGRGRPWRGRNDVWFADKPLLGPGGGKLAFVFPGLEAELALNCGDVARHFGLPWQHSDAAVGDVGRQGAAVFELGRLLEAALRRMGVTPDAVAGHSLGEWTAMAAAGMHATDEVDAFLAGFDPDSLVVPGLAFAAIGAPATQVLAELAGRDDVVLSHDNSPNQAMVCGPAAAVDALVGRFRSAGVVSQVLPFRSGFHTPMLRPYLGPIRAAADGFTLHPPRVPIWSATTVSEYPAAEADVRALFVRHLLEPVRFRPLAETLHAAGFRAFVQVGAGQLGSLIGDTLHGEDHLVVAAHSPHRPGLAQLLRVATALWAEGASLDGTALPGQTRAATRKAVKLDLGGHVITLDDRTRAQVGARLAQGSTVDVLAGKGPIAAEFAALLQDTANLASTVLGGRKTTTTSSPIELRTTLDVSVDTMPYLLDHCFFKQPPRADPGDRWPVVPATTVIDHLMGFAEQAAPGRRAVAVHDVRLNQWITAIPAVTVPVHVVPRGHDRVFAALGSYSQAVVELAGSYPAGGPAPWRFPASAEEVPETQARELYDDRWMFHGPRFQGVTELTAVGDRHVRAVLTTPAAPGALLDNVGQVLGYWIMSRLPERTTVFPVAMREIRFHGPHPAPGERLECLVKITSLTGEFLDADMQLVHNGQVWAEFTGWRDRRFDSNPEIRQADRTPERSTLSKEQPGGWALVHEQWPDLATRELIMRNYLAGPDRGAYDRRPPRGRRQWLLGRIAAKDAVRQFLWAHGEPEMFPAELSIGNDDAGRPHATGAYGRELPEVTISVAHRAEAGVAIARFGPCGIDVEEVAPRAESTVDAAFGPAERALFAGQEGDPDVWFARFWTAKEAVAKLRGTGLRGEPRDFEVVAASPEALTVRVAGHDHHVRCTETANLPGAPPRRYVVAWTEETKETAE
- a CDS encoding acyl carrier protein; amino-acid sequence: MSIETTATGEAAVLAQLGGMLRELLEEYGLDDAEITMDTTFHDDLELESVDLVALSGQLREHYGERVNFATFIAERDLDEIIALTVGELVRYIVASLRDRP
- a CDS encoding alpha/beta fold hydrolase translates to MSRIRAGELDVHVQRLTPDVPLDGDAPIVVCVHGLLTDSLASYYFTLGPAFAERGLDVLMYDLRGHGRTTRPASGYHLESFVVDLVDVLDALGITRPVHVIGNSFGGSVAFGLAAARPDRVASVIAIEAEPPTAAWTRHMADGLADAKTRLAIDEVIGWIKDNHGAHTARLSKAANRILQTTTMADDIPRSATINADLSDVHCPVFALFGGDSGLAAQVPHFEEHLDHCRTVVLPDQGHSVLVERTAETIELIFDWVRDVSRLPARVR
- a CDS encoding glycosyltransferase: MARYLFVVPPLVGHVNPAAGVAAELTARGHEVAWAGHDELLWHLAGPDALVFSCALPPDAPERPPELKGPAALRFLWQDFLVPLADAMAPGVAAAIDAFGPHVVVADQQALAGGLLADARGLPWVTSATTSAELVDPLAGMPKVADWVAELLDGLRARIGGGSADPRFSPHGVLAFTTRELLGAVALPPNVRLVGPSISGRPSTTDFPWEWLDPPRPTVLVSLGTANTDAGTGFLTSTVDAFAGREARAVVVDPGGVLGAVPPNVLVRPRVPQLPLLAHVDAVVCHAGHNTVCETLWHGKPLVVAPIRDDQPIVAAQVVAAGAGVRLRFGRADAGRVGAAVDEVLTEPSYRRAAETLSASFHAAGGSPAAAGHLEQLALESLAHLRP
- a CDS encoding GNAT family N-acetyltransferase; the encoded protein is MTVSVCTAEEVPQLVASAAGLFAEDGGRHDPAMDVGWPAREGESYYAALVEDPAVLCLLVPGGGGHLVGRLCRPNPLRPGVVTAELESLRVDAGHRRAGIGAELVAAFFAWARENGATETRVKAFAANEGALEFYRAQGFEPFEVTLRRTV